Proteins from a single region of Butyrivibrio fibrisolvens:
- a CDS encoding macro domain-containing protein, protein MNKITEKDKLYIKQVVKNKTDIIRVWCKCLIGEKKSLSAIWKLFYSTIGYISSLYAFSVLVKDLMGVDKVEVWLKGHLIILVIVGIIASLIHNHNIISCKGTIEDDDVQIVATVNDIFCVNASSYVIPTNTFFRTIMDGEYISPQSVQGAFQLRYFRNKLNDLDDAIEKSLLLQEKTFENSNDIHGTVKKYPIGTVAKIDYKDKHYYFVAINDVNEYGKPINQSYENVEIAMKGLFSTISKLGHCDDLAMPLIGTGRAAIREATIEKVVEYTVERYIDVDEKIARKLIIGIRPKDYLDGRVDMNQVKKYIDYKCNFK, encoded by the coding sequence ATGAATAAAATTACCGAAAAAGATAAATTATATATTAAGCAAGTAGTAAAAAATAAGACAGACATAATTAGAGTCTGGTGTAAATGTTTAATTGGTGAAAAAAAATCACTTTCTGCTATCTGGAAGTTGTTTTATTCAACAATAGGATATATCTCTTCATTATACGCTTTTTCAGTACTGGTAAAAGACTTGATGGGGGTTGACAAGGTAGAAGTTTGGTTGAAAGGACATTTAATTATCTTAGTTATTGTTGGGATTATCGCTTCTCTTATACACAATCATAATATAATTAGTTGTAAAGGAACTATAGAAGATGACGATGTGCAGATAGTGGCAACAGTTAACGATATATTTTGTGTTAATGCATCGAGTTATGTAATACCAACTAATACTTTTTTTCGGACCATTATGGATGGAGAGTATATTAGTCCGCAAAGTGTTCAGGGTGCATTTCAACTACGATATTTTAGAAATAAGCTCAATGACTTGGATGATGCTATTGAAAAGAGTTTATTATTACAGGAAAAGACTTTCGAGAACAGTAACGATATTCATGGAACTGTTAAGAAATATCCTATTGGTACTGTGGCTAAGATTGATTATAAGGACAAACACTATTATTTCGTTGCTATTAACGATGTTAATGAGTATGGAAAACCAATAAATCAGAGCTATGAAAATGTCGAAATTGCTATGAAAGGATTATTTTCGACTATAAGTAAATTGGGACATTGTGATGACTTGGCTATGCCGTTGATAGGAACTGGACGAGCTGCAATTCGAGAAGCGACAATTGAAAAGGTGGTTGAGTATACAGTTGAACGATATATAGATGTAGATGAGAAGATAGCGCGTAAACTGATTATTGGTATTAGGCCAAAAGATTATCTTGATGGTAGAGTGGATATGAATCAAGTTAAAAAGTATATTGATTATAAGTGTAACTTCAAATAG
- a CDS encoding PcfB family protein, producing MQEEVTQKSIALVIRTSKLTADVLKKAMIAYLNHRKHKKSLQHGKISVRKLMGKDQGANTMEITENNIKSFERVAKKYNVDFAVKKDKTVDPPKYVVFFKGRDADVIAMAFKEFVHVNEKKQNRESVRDRLNRYKELWTQNMNRERAREKTKNRGQSL from the coding sequence ATGCAGGAAGAAGTAACACAAAAATCCATTGCCCTTGTTATCAGAACCTCCAAACTGACAGCTGATGTGCTGAAAAAGGCAATGATTGCATACCTGAATCATAGGAAGCACAAAAAATCATTGCAGCATGGGAAGATTTCCGTGCGAAAGCTCATGGGCAAGGATCAGGGTGCGAATACCATGGAGATTACGGAGAACAATATCAAGTCCTTTGAGCGTGTTGCTAAGAAGTACAATGTTGATTTTGCCGTAAAGAAGGATAAGACTGTGGATCCGCCAAAGTATGTTGTTTTTTTCAAGGGCAGGGATGCCGATGTGATTGCAATGGCATTTAAGGAATTTGTGCATGTGAATGAAAAGAAGCAGAATCGGGAATCCGTAAGGGATAGGCTGAACCGTTATAAGGAACTCTGGACTCAAAATATGAATAGGGAACGTGCCAGAGAAAAAACCAAGAATCGGGGACAGAGCCTATGA
- a CDS encoding VirD4-like conjugal transfer protein, CD1115 family has product MSKVVDGIVKDLRNIPESLRKKLKGTDRAKLIKMSIPYVLVGYVCDKAVWMFRQTKGDLFPRLMDAAARMGEAFTNPLPSFNPMDLLFGMACGVGFRLVVYFKAKNAKKFRHGVEYGSARWGNVKDIEPYMDPIFENNIILTATERLMMSGRPSSPKYARNKNVLVIGGSGSGKTRFYVKPNLMQMHSSYVVTDPKGTVLIECGKMLQKGTPKLDDNGNVMRNKKGKIIYEPYKIKVLNTINFSRSMHYNPFAYLRSEKDILKLVNTIIVNTKGEGQQSGEDFWVKAEKLLYTAYIGFIWYEAPESEQNFSMLIDMIDASEAREDDESFKNPVDLLFDELEAKDPNHFAVRQYKKYKLAAGKTAKSILISCGARLAPFDIAELRELTSYDELELDRLGIEKTALFVIISDTDDTFNFIVSIMYTQLFNLLCEIADNVYNGRLPIHVRCLLDEFANIGQIPKFEKLIATIRSREISASIILQSKSQLKAIYKDNADTIEGNADTTLFLGGKEKTTLKEMAEILGKETIDLYNTSDTRGTSQSYGLNYQKTGKELMSQDEIAVMDGGKCIMQLRGVRPFFSDKFDITKHKQYRKLSDYDKKNEFDIEKYVKNLCHAVVKPDDEVDEAFEYDATKEN; this is encoded by the coding sequence ATGAGTAAGGTGGTTGATGGAATTGTAAAAGACTTGAGGAACATCCCTGAATCCTTACGGAAAAAATTGAAAGGCACGGATAGGGCTAAGCTGATTAAAATGAGCATACCGTATGTGCTGGTCGGATATGTCTGCGATAAAGCGGTATGGATGTTCAGACAGACGAAAGGAGATTTGTTCCCCAGGCTCATGGATGCGGCTGCCAGGATGGGAGAGGCATTTACCAATCCTTTGCCGAGCTTCAATCCAATGGATCTGCTTTTTGGAATGGCGTGTGGAGTGGGGTTCCGCCTGGTTGTGTATTTCAAGGCGAAGAACGCAAAGAAGTTCAGACACGGAGTGGAGTATGGCTCTGCTAGGTGGGGTAATGTCAAGGATATCGAGCCATATATGGATCCGATATTTGAGAATAATATCATTTTAACTGCAACGGAACGGTTGATGATGTCGGGAAGACCAAGTTCTCCTAAATATGCGAGGAATAAAAACGTTCTCGTAATAGGTGGTTCAGGCTCAGGAAAGACACGCTTTTATGTGAAGCCAAATTTGATGCAGATGCACAGCTCCTATGTAGTCACAGATCCGAAAGGAACCGTTTTAATCGAGTGCGGCAAAATGCTCCAAAAGGGTACGCCAAAGCTTGATGACAACGGAAATGTGATGAGAAACAAGAAAGGAAAGATCATTTATGAACCATATAAGATAAAAGTTCTGAACACTATCAACTTCTCACGTTCCATGCACTACAATCCTTTCGCATATCTTCGCAGCGAAAAGGATATCTTAAAACTGGTAAATACGATCATAGTAAATACGAAAGGCGAGGGTCAGCAGTCCGGGGAAGATTTTTGGGTGAAAGCCGAGAAACTGTTATATACAGCATACATAGGCTTTATCTGGTATGAGGCTCCGGAAAGCGAGCAGAATTTTTCCATGCTCATTGATATGATCGATGCCAGTGAAGCGAGGGAGGACGATGAAAGCTTTAAAAATCCCGTGGATCTGCTCTTTGATGAGCTTGAAGCGAAGGATCCGAATCACTTCGCAGTGCGGCAATATAAAAAATATAAATTGGCCGCCGGCAAGACCGCTAAATCCATACTGATTTCATGCGGTGCGAGGCTTGCCCCATTTGATATCGCAGAGTTAAGGGAGCTTACAAGCTATGATGAGCTTGAGCTTGACAGGCTTGGTATAGAGAAAACGGCTCTGTTCGTCATCATCTCAGATACAGATGATACTTTCAATTTTATAGTAAGTATCATGTACACTCAGCTATTTAATCTGCTCTGCGAGATAGCAGACAATGTTTATAACGGGAGACTGCCGATACATGTCAGATGTCTTTTGGACGAATTTGCAAATATCGGGCAGATTCCAAAGTTTGAGAAGCTGATAGCGACCATAAGATCGCGTGAGATATCGGCTTCTATTATTTTGCAGTCAAAGTCCCAGCTCAAGGCTATTTATAAGGATAATGCGGACACAATCGAGGGAAATGCAGACACTACCCTGTTTTTGGGAGGAAAGGAAAAAACAACCTTAAAAGAAATGGCAGAAATTCTCGGTAAGGAAACAATTGACCTATATAATACTTCGGATACAAGAGGAACAAGCCAGTCCTATGGCCTCAATTACCAGAAGACTGGGAAAGAACTGATGAGCCAGGATGAGATTGCAGTCATGGACGGCGGAAAATGTATCATGCAGCTTAGGGGCGTGAGACCTTTTTTCTCAGATAAGTTTGATATTACGAAGCATAAGCAGTACAGGAAGCTGTCCGATTATGACAAGAAGAATGAATTTGACATTGAAAAATATGTCAAGAACCTGTGTCATGCCGTGGTAAAGCCGGATGACGAGGTGGATGAGGCATTTGAGTATGATGCCACAAAGGAAAACTGA
- a CDS encoding Maff2 family mobile element protein: protein MTFFTNSVTALKTVVTAIGAGVAVWGIINLLEGYGNDNPGAKSQGIKQLMAGGGIVIIAQTVIPQLTTLFA, encoded by the coding sequence ATGACTTTTTTTACTAATAGCGTAACAGCTCTTAAGACCGTTGTAACCGCCATTGGAGCGGGCGTTGCAGTATGGGGAATTATAAACCTCTTAGAAGGTTACGGCAACGACAATCCAGGTGCTAAATCACAGGGAATCAAGCAGCTGATGGCGGGCGGAGGTATCGTAATCATTGCCCAGACGGTGATCCCTCAGCTCACAACCCTCTTCGCATAA
- a CDS encoding VirB6/TrbL-like conjugal transfer protein, CD1112 family produces the protein MNTIVEKITELIKEMLQGWVMSNLDGMFTDVNTKVGTIAGEVSKTPSVWNASIFNMIKNLSDTVVVPIAGIIITYVLCYELITMVIDKNNMHEFDTSLFFRYLFKACIAVMLLSKTSDIVMAIFDVGGHMVNSAAGAISGSTSIDVGATIQSMFSSQLSTMEIGELIGLGIETMLCSFCMKIMSVLITVILYGRMIEIYLYVSVAPVPFATLVNHEWGSIGNNYIKGCIALAFQGFFIMVCVAIYAALVSSIAVASNLHSALWQVMAYTVVLCFSLFKTGSLAKSILHAS, from the coding sequence ATGAACACTATCGTTGAAAAGATTACCGAACTCATAAAGGAAATGTTGCAGGGGTGGGTAATGTCTAACCTTGACGGCATGTTCACTGATGTGAATACAAAGGTGGGCACAATAGCCGGAGAGGTTAGCAAGACCCCCAGCGTTTGGAATGCAAGTATCTTCAATATGATTAAAAACTTGTCAGATACTGTGGTTGTTCCAATAGCCGGGATAATCATTACATATGTCCTTTGCTATGAACTGATAACTATGGTCATTGATAAAAACAATATGCATGAGTTTGATACTTCACTCTTTTTCAGGTATCTCTTCAAGGCTTGCATTGCTGTAATGCTTTTGTCAAAGACTTCAGATATTGTCATGGCTATTTTTGATGTCGGCGGACATATGGTGAATTCTGCTGCGGGAGCCATATCAGGATCCACTTCGATTGACGTAGGAGCAACCATACAGTCAATGTTTTCATCTCAACTATCAACGATGGAAATTGGAGAATTGATAGGTCTTGGCATAGAAACAATGCTTTGCAGTTTTTGTATGAAGATCATGTCCGTTTTGATCACCGTCATTTTATACGGACGTATGATTGAGATATATCTTTATGTTTCGGTAGCTCCAGTCCCATTTGCGACTCTTGTAAATCATGAGTGGGGCAGTATTGGCAATAATTATATCAAAGGATGTATTGCATTGGCATTTCAGGGATTTTTCATCATGGTGTGTGTGGCGATCTATGCAGCATTGGTTAGTTCTATAGCGGTGGCAAGCAACTTGCACTCTGCATTATGGCAGGTAATGGCTTATACCGTTGTCCTGTGCTTCTCACTGTTTAAGACCGGTTCACTTGCAAAAAGCATTTTACACGCTTCATGA
- a CDS encoding PrgI family protein → MAIAVDVAKDPKAIKQKFIGNFTKRQVICFGAAAVVGVPFYLLTRKVIGTDVAALLMVAVMLPFFFIAMYEKDGVPAEQYLKQVIEMKFIRPGIRRYKVENLYEQLRERESMEKEVEALERKQKQWKEGRYGKVAEKFKTASKDNKE, encoded by the coding sequence ATGGCAATCGCAGTAGATGTTGCAAAAGACCCAAAAGCAATAAAGCAGAAGTTCATCGGGAACTTCACGAAGCGTCAGGTCATTTGCTTTGGAGCGGCTGCTGTGGTGGGAGTACCATTTTATCTTCTGACAAGAAAGGTAATCGGGACGGACGTGGCTGCCCTGCTTATGGTGGCAGTCATGCTCCCGTTCTTCTTCATAGCAATGTATGAAAAGGACGGAGTGCCTGCGGAGCAGTATCTAAAGCAGGTCATAGAGATGAAGTTCATCCGGCCCGGGATACGAAGGTATAAGGTGGAAAACCTCTACGAGCAGTTAAGAGAAAGAGAATCTATGGAAAAGGAGGTGGAAGCTCTTGAACGCAAGCAGAAACAATGGAAAGAAGGGCGCTACGGCAAAGTCGCAGAAAAGTTCAAAACAGCCTCAAAAGACAATAAAGAGTAA
- a CDS encoding VirB4-like conjugal transfer ATPase, CD1110 family, translating into MNASRNNGKKGATAKSQKSSKQPQKTIKSKAGGKSLFERFTGLTLTEFLKLKKLKKTLSGDNGQSGKQISTQQTITFDKMYSDGICKVHKNYYTKMIEFYDLNYVLLDEEERADILGLYSQLINYFDPTISFQIFLFNRHVNEETLAAQFEIAPQGDKFDDIREEFSDMLKKLSAKGNNGVIKSKYIIVGIEAENIREARQRFISIEVDIIKNLKNLGTNAKCLDGKERLKILYEFFNQDKMEPFHFSFKEMAESGNSVKDYIAPQGFEFRFPGRYKMGHMFGATKYLDIISPKLNDELLKRLLDIDSNISISIHMRTIEPIEAIKLLKRALSDVQKTKIDEQKKAVRAGYDMDILPTDIVLYEKNTMELLDDLNTSNQKLIWTTILISGFGRNKKELESVSQRISGIIQQANCRLIDLQYKQEVAMNAAAPIGINNTGEGRHLITKNLAILVPFNTQELFQSGQSLYYGLNALSNNMIMADRKKLRTPNGVILGTPGSGKSFSAKREILGSFLVSRDDILICDPEGEYFPLVKALGGEVVKLATNSKDYLNPMDIQLSHKNDREALKLKSDFLITLCDAIAGGETGLANDEKGIIDRCIEGIYDEYFKDPRPEKMPILEDLYNALVKYEPDKAVSEELAIDAKQKAVRIANSLVLYVHGSQNYFNHRTNVDSQNRIVCFDIRDLGKQLKELGMLIVQDAVWNRVSRNRERRVATRYYCDEFHLLLRDKQTAQYSVEIWKRFRKWGGIPTGLTQNVGDFLRSEEIEGILGNSDFVYLLNQNAKDQVILADKLGLSEKQLQYVTNSESGCGLILFNDVVIPFADRYPTDTKTYAIMNTRPPESEEQTADTE; encoded by the coding sequence TTGAACGCAAGCAGAAACAATGGAAAGAAGGGCGCTACGGCAAAGTCGCAGAAAAGTTCAAAACAGCCTCAAAAGACAATAAAGAGTAAGGCGGGGGGCAAGTCGTTATTCGAGAGATTCACGGGGCTTACGCTCACGGAATTCTTAAAGCTCAAGAAGCTAAAGAAAACGCTCTCCGGAGATAATGGTCAGTCCGGAAAGCAGATTTCCACGCAGCAGACCATAACCTTTGACAAGATGTACAGCGATGGCATCTGCAAGGTACATAAGAACTATTACACGAAGATGATCGAGTTTTATGATCTAAACTACGTGCTCCTCGATGAAGAGGAGAGGGCGGATATCCTGGGGCTGTATTCACAGCTCATCAATTATTTCGATCCGACCATCAGCTTTCAGATATTCCTCTTTAACAGGCATGTGAATGAGGAAACACTGGCGGCACAGTTTGAGATCGCTCCGCAGGGAGATAAGTTTGACGATATCCGGGAGGAGTTTTCGGATATGTTAAAGAAACTCTCCGCAAAGGGCAATAACGGAGTCATCAAAAGCAAATATATCATAGTAGGCATTGAAGCGGAGAATATCAGGGAAGCAAGACAGAGGTTCATCAGCATTGAGGTTGATATCATCAAGAATCTTAAAAACCTTGGTACGAACGCAAAATGCCTTGACGGAAAGGAACGCTTAAAAATCCTGTATGAATTCTTCAATCAGGATAAGATGGAGCCTTTCCATTTTTCATTTAAGGAGATGGCGGAGTCCGGTAACAGCGTGAAAGATTATATCGCACCGCAGGGCTTTGAATTCCGTTTTCCCGGCAGATACAAGATGGGGCATATGTTTGGTGCGACAAAGTATCTGGATATCATATCCCCAAAGCTCAATGATGAGCTGCTTAAAAGGCTCTTGGATATTGACAGCAATATCTCCATATCCATTCATATGAGAACCATAGAGCCTATCGAAGCTATAAAGCTCCTTAAAAGGGCATTGTCGGATGTTCAGAAGACAAAGATTGACGAGCAGAAGAAAGCGGTACGTGCCGGATATGACATGGACATCCTTCCCACGGACATTGTTCTGTATGAAAAGAACACCATGGAGCTTTTGGATGATCTGAATACAAGCAACCAGAAGCTTATCTGGACAACAATATTGATATCGGGCTTTGGAAGGAACAAGAAGGAACTGGAAAGCGTGTCACAGCGTATATCCGGTATCATCCAGCAGGCAAATTGCCGTCTTATAGATCTTCAGTATAAGCAGGAAGTAGCTATGAACGCTGCGGCTCCCATCGGTATCAATAATACGGGAGAAGGCAGGCATCTTATCACAAAGAACCTGGCGATCCTTGTTCCGTTCAATACACAGGAGCTTTTCCAGTCGGGGCAGTCGTTGTATTACGGGCTTAATGCCTTATCCAACAATATGATCATGGCAGACCGTAAGAAGCTGCGTACTCCGAACGGCGTAATCTTAGGTACGCCTGGGTCCGGTAAGTCGTTCTCCGCAAAGCGTGAGATATTGGGAAGTTTTCTTGTATCAAGGGACGATATTTTGATCTGTGATCCCGAGGGCGAGTATTTTCCTCTGGTAAAGGCACTTGGCGGCGAGGTGGTGAAGCTGGCAACCAATTCAAAGGATTATCTGAATCCAATGGATATACAGCTTTCCCACAAGAATGACAGAGAGGCTTTGAAACTGAAATCAGACTTTCTGATCACGCTCTGTGATGCCATCGCAGGCGGTGAGACAGGTCTTGCCAATGATGAAAAGGGTATCATTGACCGTTGTATCGAGGGTATATACGATGAGTATTTCAAGGATCCGAGACCGGAGAAGATGCCTATACTGGAAGATCTCTATAACGCTCTCGTAAAGTATGAACCGGATAAGGCGGTATCAGAGGAACTTGCAATCGACGCAAAGCAGAAGGCCGTGCGTATTGCTAACAGCCTTGTGTTATATGTGCATGGTTCCCAGAACTATTTCAACCACAGGACAAATGTGGATTCCCAGAACCGTATTGTCTGCTTTGATATCAGAGACCTTGGAAAACAGCTTAAAGAGCTGGGTATGCTGATCGTGCAGGATGCAGTGTGGAACAGGGTTTCAAGGAACCGTGAGCGCAGGGTGGCTACCCGCTATTACTGTGATGAGTTTCACTTGCTCCTTCGTGACAAGCAGACAGCGCAGTATTCCGTGGAAATATGGAAGCGTTTCAGAAAGTGGGGCGGCATCCCGACAGGTCTTACACAGAACGTAGGCGACTTCCTGCGTTCAGAGGAGATTGAGGGTATACTTGGTAACTCGGACTTTGTATATCTTCTTAACCAGAATGCGAAGGATCAGGTGATCCTGGCAGATAAACTGGGACTTTCAGAGAAGCAGCTTCAGTATGTTACCAACTCTGAATCCGGATGCGGACTTATTCTCTTTAATGATGTGGTAATTCCTTTTGCAGACAGGTATCCGACAGATACCAAGACCTACGCAATCATGAATACCCGTCCACCTGAGAGTGAGGAGCAGACGGCAGATACAGAGTAG
- a CDS encoding CD1108 family mobile element protein: MAKNKKSAARQAASVQNAMKQEKFDAKADAGDFKKARAGPAGSAEVKMKSSAAKSGMHKAKAVSEAQEMFNAAPVNAAAKAEEKSRKVNQEFFSRHENEDEKNTEYASQREETRALRKHRQHESRVRVKGSFIQSDGDFHGKAGFVEEAGAEVAGSKKLETLQKKVEKTADKTKKARKKLPQRKEYKLVRHFDEKTGKTTYELQTNKVIKKAKRDNPVTAASRRTMMEAQGIAHQKITENEKDNSGVEAAHRSEEAGEAVIVHAKNIRQGVQAKRVKKVAIAEKKQFKAEVNFRYQKYLEDNPQMKKKLLQKRLQKQRIKREYAKAIKKGSAEAKQAAGYAQKAAKTTTNMARKVAEFARKHIGAIATIGLFGLFFMLIAAGISSCSAVLNGGLSATMAGSYQSQPAQLDASDEAMTSREMALQNTIDNIETDYPDYDEYNYNLEEIGHNPFTLINYLSAIKVDVVAADCDAEIESLFDEMYELTLTPREETRTRTVTQTNEETGEEEEVEEEYTVTILDVELTRKPLEDIVAERLTGNDDASVLYAAYQQTNGALQQFYTPLDTDWYSLIKSYYGYRKNPITGENQFHRGIDIAVPEGTEVYAGHDGAVTTAEYNDDYGNYIVITDSKGFVTKYAHLESMNVSAGQTVKHGAVIGKTGSTGAVTGSHLHLECLSGGEYYNPLFYFENGNGSIYGTTDPIGGSGDVAALIAEAENYLGYPYVWGGSSPSTSFDCSGFVCYVVTHSGYYNLPRTTAQGIYNQCQHISASEARAGDIIFFTGTYNSGNPVTHVGIYVGGGQMIHCGDPIKYSSINTPYWQSHFYAFGRLPGH, translated from the coding sequence ATGGCGAAGAATAAGAAGAGTGCAGCAAGGCAGGCAGCATCAGTACAGAACGCGATGAAGCAGGAAAAGTTTGATGCAAAAGCCGATGCCGGGGATTTTAAGAAAGCACGTGCGGGTCCTGCGGGATCCGCAGAGGTAAAGATGAAAAGCAGTGCGGCAAAAAGCGGTATGCACAAAGCAAAGGCAGTAAGCGAAGCACAGGAGATGTTTAATGCTGCGCCTGTAAATGCGGCGGCCAAAGCGGAGGAGAAGAGCAGAAAGGTCAATCAGGAATTTTTCAGCAGACATGAAAATGAAGATGAAAAGAATACTGAGTATGCTTCTCAGCGTGAGGAAACAAGGGCGCTCAGAAAGCACAGGCAGCATGAGAGCCGTGTCCGTGTTAAGGGCAGTTTCATCCAGTCGGATGGTGATTTCCATGGCAAGGCAGGCTTTGTGGAAGAGGCCGGAGCAGAGGTGGCAGGCAGTAAGAAACTTGAAACTCTTCAGAAGAAAGTGGAGAAAACCGCAGACAAAACGAAGAAAGCAAGGAAAAAGTTGCCACAGCGCAAGGAATATAAGTTGGTGCGCCACTTTGATGAAAAGACCGGAAAGACCACTTATGAGCTTCAGACCAACAAGGTCATAAAGAAAGCGAAAAGGGATAATCCGGTAACAGCAGCAAGCCGCAGGACGATGATGGAAGCCCAGGGCATAGCCCATCAGAAGATTACTGAAAATGAAAAAGACAACTCCGGAGTGGAGGCAGCCCACAGGTCAGAGGAGGCAGGCGAAGCCGTGATTGTCCATGCAAAGAATATCAGGCAGGGCGTACAGGCAAAGCGTGTAAAAAAGGTAGCTATTGCTGAAAAGAAGCAGTTTAAGGCAGAGGTGAACTTCCGGTATCAGAAATATCTGGAGGACAACCCGCAGATGAAGAAGAAGCTTCTTCAAAAGCGTCTGCAGAAACAGCGGATCAAAAGGGAGTACGCCAAGGCTATAAAGAAAGGTTCGGCAGAGGCTAAGCAGGCAGCCGGATACGCACAGAAGGCGGCAAAGACAACAACAAATATGGCACGAAAGGTAGCAGAGTTCGCAAGGAAGCATATCGGGGCGATAGCAACAATAGGCTTGTTCGGACTCTTTTTTATGCTCATTGCGGCGGGTATATCAAGCTGCTCTGCCGTGCTTAACGGAGGTCTTTCCGCAACCATGGCAGGAAGCTATCAGAGCCAGCCTGCGCAGCTTGACGCATCGGATGAAGCTATGACTTCAAGGGAAATGGCATTGCAGAACACCATCGACAATATTGAAACGGACTATCCAGATTACGACGAGTATAACTATAACCTCGAAGAGATCGGGCATAACCCATTCACGCTGATTAATTATCTTTCGGCGATAAAAGTGGATGTTGTTGCTGCAGACTGTGATGCAGAGATTGAGTCATTGTTTGATGAGATGTATGAGCTGACACTTACGCCAAGAGAAGAAACAAGGACAAGGACGGTCACACAGACCAATGAAGAAACCGGAGAAGAGGAAGAAGTGGAAGAGGAATATACCGTGACTATCCTTGATGTGGAGCTTACAAGAAAGCCTTTGGAGGATATCGTTGCGGAGCGTCTTACCGGGAATGATGATGCGAGCGTGTTATATGCGGCATATCAGCAGACCAATGGTGCATTGCAGCAGTTTTACACGCCTCTTGATACGGACTGGTACAGCCTTATAAAGAGCTATTACGGTTATAGGAAGAATCCCATCACTGGAGAAAACCAGTTCCACAGGGGTATTGATATAGCAGTGCCGGAGGGAACGGAAGTGTATGCCGGACATGATGGAGCGGTCACAACGGCTGAGTATAACGATGATTACGGGAATTATATCGTGATCACGGATTCTAAGGGCTTTGTAACGAAGTATGCCCATCTGGAGAGCATGAATGTCAGCGCAGGCCAGACGGTAAAGCACGGCGCAGTCATCGGAAAGACAGGAAGTACAGGAGCGGTGACAGGAAGCCATCTGCATCTGGAGTGTTTGTCGGGCGGTGAGTATTACAATCCGCTCTTTTATTTTGAGAACGGTAACGGCTCAATATACGGCACAACAGATCCGATAGGCGGAAGTGGTGATGTAGCTGCGCTTATCGCAGAGGCGGAGAACTATCTTGGATACCCTTATGTTTGGGGTGGAAGTAGTCCATCAACGAGCTTCGACTGTTCGGGCTTTGTGTGTTATGTGGTAACGCACAGCGGATACTACAATCTGCCACGTACCACGGCACAGGGTATTTATAACCAGTGCCAGCATATTAGCGCATCAGAAGCGAGAGCCGGAGACATTATCTTTTTCACGGGCACTTATAATTCGGGAAATCCTGTGACACACGTAGGAATATATGTGGGTGGCGGGCAGATGATTCATTGCGGAGACCCTATCAAGTATTCCTCAATCAATACACCATACTGGCAGAGCCATTTCTATGCTTTTGGCAGATTGCCGGGACATTAA